From Fervidobacterium sp., the proteins below share one genomic window:
- the uvrA gene encoding excinuclease ABC subunit UvrA, which translates to MDKILVKGARVHNLKGIDIEIPKNRFVVITGLSGSGKSSLAMDTIFIEGQRRYLESLSTYARQFIGELKKPDVESIEGLSPSIAIDQKSVSHNPRSTVGTVTEIYDYLRVLYAQIGIPHCPSCGKKLQKMSVDEILSHIKQNFTNGRILILAPIAREKKGTFKDEFDSFINRGFTRIEVDGKVYRLEEVPELNKNVRHNINLVIDRLSVNGADPHRMFQSIELSLKEGNGFVLVRTEDGGHEHLYSEKLSCLSCGFSMPEITPKLFSFNSPYGACPDCHGLGFKLEVDEDSLFEEDKPVSQGLKIGHKSDGWLPRRIERIVREYGGFPEKSFFHQPDEVKQAILYGTQYFEGIVALVKERYEEYSSEETREWLVENFFVERTCQTCKGKRLRHEALSITINGLSIVDFTELPISRELQLVRNLKSSLTFRQLEAIHELINEIEKRLDFLEQVGLGYITLSRNVRTLSGGEAQRIRLATQIGSRLTGVIYVLDEPTIGLHQRDNDKLISMLKQLRDLGNTVIVVEHDEDVIKNADYVIDIGPGAGVNGGYIVFSGTVDELLKSEDSLTGKYLSGKLRIDTPRERRKGNGRFIRITGAKHNNLKNITVEFPLGTFICVTGVSGSGKSSLILDTLYPAISNKLYKTKYETGEYEKIEGVEWIDKIIAIDQSPIGRTPRSNPATYTKVFDSIRELFAMTPEAKARGYDKGRFSFNVKGGRCEACSGQGVVKIEMMFLPEVYVECEVCKGTRYNSETLEVTYKGKNIADVLDMTVDEALEFFKNIPNIKDTLQVLSDVGLGYIKLGQPATTLSGGEAQRVKLASELRKKATGKTLYILDEPTVGLHFEDVKKLIDVLNRLVDKGNTVIVIEHNLDIIKCADYIIDLGPDGGDNGGYIVATGTPEEVATNVNSWTGKYLKSVLWRD; encoded by the coding sequence ATGGACAAAATACTTGTAAAGGGAGCTAGAGTTCATAATTTGAAGGGTATCGATATTGAGATACCTAAAAATAGGTTTGTGGTAATAACGGGGCTTTCTGGTTCTGGGAAGAGTTCTTTGGCGATGGATACAATTTTTATCGAAGGACAAAGACGCTATTTGGAAAGTCTGTCAACGTACGCAAGACAATTCATAGGTGAATTGAAAAAGCCAGACGTTGAGAGTATAGAAGGTCTCTCCCCCTCAATAGCGATTGATCAAAAAAGTGTATCTCACAATCCGCGTTCAACTGTGGGTACAGTTACGGAAATATACGATTATTTAAGGGTACTGTATGCCCAAATTGGTATACCACATTGTCCAAGTTGTGGGAAGAAACTTCAAAAAATGAGTGTTGATGAGATACTAAGTCATATTAAACAAAACTTCACCAACGGAAGGATCTTAATACTAGCTCCTATCGCACGTGAAAAGAAAGGTACTTTTAAAGATGAATTTGATTCGTTCATCAATCGTGGTTTTACAAGGATAGAGGTGGATGGTAAAGTTTACAGACTTGAAGAAGTGCCGGAGTTGAATAAGAACGTTCGTCATAATATTAACTTGGTTATTGATAGACTTTCTGTGAACGGTGCGGATCCACATAGAATGTTTCAATCGATTGAATTATCACTAAAAGAAGGAAACGGTTTTGTGCTTGTACGTACGGAAGATGGAGGACATGAGCATCTGTATTCTGAAAAGCTTTCTTGTTTATCGTGTGGTTTTTCTATGCCAGAAATTACTCCGAAATTATTTTCTTTTAACAGTCCATACGGTGCATGTCCCGATTGTCACGGCTTGGGGTTCAAACTTGAAGTTGATGAAGATTCACTTTTTGAAGAAGATAAGCCTGTGTCACAAGGTCTAAAAATAGGACACAAAAGTGATGGATGGCTTCCAAGAAGGATTGAAAGGATTGTAAGAGAGTACGGAGGATTTCCAGAAAAATCATTCTTTCATCAACCCGATGAAGTGAAGCAGGCAATACTTTATGGTACACAATATTTTGAAGGAATAGTCGCACTTGTAAAAGAACGTTACGAAGAATACTCTTCTGAAGAAACAAGAGAATGGCTTGTAGAAAATTTTTTCGTTGAAAGAACCTGTCAAACTTGTAAAGGCAAAAGGTTAAGACATGAGGCTTTGAGTATTACAATCAATGGACTTAGTATCGTCGATTTCACAGAATTACCTATATCAAGAGAATTGCAGTTAGTTAGAAATTTAAAAAGTTCACTGACGTTTAGACAACTAGAGGCTATACACGAATTAATAAATGAAATAGAAAAAAGATTAGATTTCTTAGAACAAGTCGGCTTAGGTTACATCACTTTATCACGTAATGTGCGTACACTTTCTGGAGGAGAGGCGCAGAGGATAAGGCTTGCGACTCAAATTGGTTCAAGATTGACCGGTGTTATTTATGTGCTTGACGAACCAACCATAGGATTGCATCAAAGGGATAATGATAAACTGATAAGCATGTTAAAACAATTAAGAGATCTTGGAAATACGGTAATCGTTGTTGAACACGATGAAGATGTTATTAAAAATGCGGACTATGTAATCGATATAGGACCTGGAGCAGGTGTCAACGGCGGATATATAGTGTTCTCAGGTACTGTTGATGAATTGCTAAAGTCAGAAGACTCGTTAACCGGCAAGTACTTGTCCGGTAAATTGCGCATAGATACACCTAGAGAAAGAAGAAAAGGTAACGGAAGGTTTATCAGGATAACAGGAGCAAAGCACAATAATTTGAAAAATATAACTGTTGAATTTCCGCTTGGAACATTTATATGCGTAACAGGTGTCAGTGGTTCTGGAAAAAGTTCGTTAATACTGGATACACTTTACCCTGCGATCTCTAATAAACTGTACAAAACAAAATATGAAACTGGCGAATACGAGAAAATAGAAGGCGTTGAGTGGATAGATAAAATAATTGCCATAGACCAGTCTCCGATAGGAAGAACCCCAAGAAGTAATCCGGCTACTTACACAAAGGTTTTCGACAGTATTAGGGAGTTATTCGCGATGACACCAGAAGCAAAAGCTCGAGGTTATGATAAAGGCAGATTCAGTTTTAATGTCAAAGGCGGAAGATGTGAGGCTTGTAGTGGACAAGGTGTTGTGAAGATTGAAATGATGTTTCTTCCAGAAGTTTACGTTGAATGTGAAGTATGTAAAGGTACAAGGTACAATTCCGAAACATTAGAGGTAACTTACAAGGGCAAAAACATTGCAGACGTGCTTGATATGACTGTTGACGAAGCACTTGAGTTTTTCAAAAATATACCTAATATAAAAGATACATTGCAGGTGCTATCTGACGTTGGTCTTGGCTATATAAAACTCGGACAACCAGCTACTACACTATCAGGTGGTGAAGCACAAAGGGTAAAACTGGCCTCTGAGCTCAGAAAGAAGGCGACGGGGAAAACTTTGTACATACTTGATGAACCAACAGTTGGTTTGCACTTTGAAGATGTTAAAAAGTTAATTGACGTGCTCAACAGGTTAGTAGATAAGGGTAATACGGTTATTGTCATTGAACATAATCTTGACATAATAAAATGTGCAGATTACATAATTGACCTTGGACCGGATGGTGGAGATAATGGAGGATATATTGTTGCAACTGGAACTCCAGAAGAGGTTGCGACAAATGTTAATTCTTGGACAGGTAAATATCTAAAGTCGGTTCTTTGGAGGGATTGA
- the mgtE gene encoding magnesium transporter translates to MKVRFQVDVRKLIERGDFRTLKFLLEDQDPNIVFEMIEELETSEKAIIFRLLHKDVAAEVFSKLEPDEQFELVRMLTDDEIKSIIRNMNPADRVELLDELPADVVTKLLSFLPKSEREQTIEILNYPENSAGRLMSPYFVYVAKTMNIQQALEKVRKFGKDAETIYTIFVVEEDKTLIGTVRLEDLIFAEPDALVEEVFTPDPPYVKTTTDQEEVAEIMKKYDLNAIAVVDNDMRLVGVIIIDDIVDIIEEETTEDMHRMAGMSETRTSYFHTSPLVFIKNRLPWLVGLLLLESVNAFIVHRFEEFLAAIPIVAAFMTTMVDAGGNAGGQSSTLVIRSMALGEIEMKDWWRVLIRELSIGLIIGSILGGVLFLRGFMISNNVMVNFSAAISLLIIIVFANTLGSMLPFIGKVFHIDPALMSGPLITTLADLGGIMIYFYIAHAILRV, encoded by the coding sequence ATGAAGGTCAGATTCCAAGTTGACGTAAGGAAGCTCATCGAACGTGGTGATTTCAGAACACTCAAATTTCTTTTGGAAGACCAAGATCCAAACATCGTCTTTGAGATGATAGAGGAACTTGAAACTTCGGAAAAAGCTATTATCTTCCGCCTATTACACAAAGACGTAGCAGCGGAAGTCTTTTCCAAACTTGAGCCTGATGAGCAATTCGAGTTAGTACGTATGCTCACCGATGATGAAATAAAGTCTATAATAAGAAACATGAATCCAGCCGACCGCGTAGAATTACTTGATGAGTTGCCTGCCGATGTTGTGACTAAGCTTCTCTCATTTTTGCCGAAAAGTGAAAGAGAACAGACAATAGAAATTTTAAATTATCCAGAAAATTCAGCTGGAAGGCTAATGTCACCTTACTTTGTTTATGTTGCAAAGACAATGAACATTCAACAGGCTTTAGAAAAAGTGCGCAAGTTTGGAAAAGATGCTGAAACTATTTATACGATCTTCGTTGTTGAAGAAGATAAAACACTCATTGGAACTGTTCGTTTAGAAGATTTGATATTTGCCGAACCCGATGCCTTGGTTGAGGAAGTTTTTACACCAGATCCACCGTACGTTAAGACAACAACGGACCAAGAAGAAGTTGCAGAAATTATGAAAAAGTATGACTTAAATGCTATCGCCGTTGTGGATAACGACATGAGGCTTGTTGGTGTTATTATAATCGATGATATAGTAGATATAATCGAGGAAGAGACAACGGAAGACATGCATAGAATGGCTGGTATGAGTGAAACAAGAACTTCGTATTTCCACACATCTCCCTTGGTATTTATTAAAAACAGATTACCATGGCTTGTTGGTTTATTGTTATTAGAAAGTGTAAATGCATTTATTGTGCATCGGTTTGAAGAGTTTCTTGCAGCTATTCCAATTGTTGCAGCATTCATGACCACGATGGTCGATGCTGGTGGTAATGCCGGAGGACAAAGTAGTACGTTGGTAATAAGGAGTATGGCCTTAGGTGAAATAGAAATGAAAGATTGGTGGCGTGTTTTAATTAGGGAACTATCCATTGGTTTGATAATTGGTAGTATACTTGGTGGCGTGCTATTTTTGAGAGGGTTTATGATATCTAATAACGTAATGGTGAATTTCTCAGCAGCGATTTCCCTTTTAATTATAATAGTTTTTGCAAATACCTTAGGCTCTATGTTGCCATTTATAGGTAAAGTATTTCACATAGATCCAGCTTTGATGTCTGGTCCACTTATAACAACATTAGCAGACCTTGGAGGTATAATGATTTATTTCTATATAGCTCATGCCATCTTGAGAGTATAA
- the leuS gene encoding leucine--tRNA ligase: MKEYKPQEIENKWQKVWDERGVFKTPQYSEKKKYYALVMFPYPSGTLHVGHVKNYVIGDIVARYKRMQGYNVLHPFGYDAFGLPAENAAIAHKIHPKKWTLDNINTIRSQIRKIGISYDWDREVITCMEDYYKWTQWIFLKLYEAGLAYKKPGAVNWCPSCQTVLANEQVKEGKCERCGTTVTMKYLEQWYFKITDYAEKLLEGLDRLQGWPEHVKIMQRNWIGKSVGAEVDFPVEGMDKKIKIFTTRPDTIYGVTFMAIAPESPLVMELVTEEYREEVEKFLAKVALEDRFKRTSLEAKKEGVFVGRYAINPLTNEKIPIYVANYILYEYGTGAIMAVPAHDQRDFDFAKTYNLPIKQVIKPEDGEWNIQEKPYESEGIMVNSGPFDGLKSAEGKEAVMEYIQKKGFGKKSVQYKLRDWLISRQRYWGAPIPVIYCEKCGIVPVPEKDLPVKLPENVEFLPTGQSPLTLSEEFKHSICPKCGSHAHREVETMDTFVDSSWYYLRYVNPKDDHKPFDTNDVNYWLPVDQYIGGVEHAVLHLLYSRFITKVLYDLGYINFDEPFENLFTQGMIYKDGWKMSKSKGNVVSPDEMIEKYGADTLRMYILFMAPPEKDAEWNDAGIEGVNRFVKRLWNNFYKVLEIIKQNNDDNAAFGKEEKNLRRKLHYMIKKIKEDIEGGFKFNTAIAGLMEFNNQLSDYLENTKSPNKKLLEEVAEKLVLILSPFAPHMAEEMWSDLGKNTLIVEEKWPDYDANALKEDELTVVVQVNGKVRGRITIPADLSEEDVKKVALENVSKVIEGKNINNIFYVKGKLVNIVVN; this comes from the coding sequence ATGAAGGAGTATAAACCTCAGGAAATTGAGAATAAATGGCAAAAAGTATGGGATGAAAGAGGTGTTTTTAAAACACCGCAGTATTCGGAAAAGAAGAAGTACTACGCGCTTGTCATGTTCCCTTATCCTTCCGGTACTCTGCATGTTGGTCATGTAAAAAATTACGTTATTGGAGATATTGTTGCGAGATACAAAAGAATGCAAGGTTATAACGTATTACATCCGTTCGGTTACGATGCATTCGGACTTCCTGCAGAAAACGCTGCTATTGCACACAAAATTCACCCAAAAAAGTGGACGCTTGATAATATAAATACAATACGCAGTCAGATTAGAAAAATCGGTATCAGTTACGATTGGGATAGGGAAGTTATAACATGTATGGAGGACTATTACAAATGGACTCAGTGGATTTTTTTAAAATTGTATGAAGCTGGATTAGCTTATAAGAAACCAGGAGCAGTAAATTGGTGCCCAAGTTGTCAAACAGTACTTGCCAACGAACAAGTAAAGGAAGGTAAATGTGAACGCTGCGGCACAACGGTCACAATGAAGTACCTTGAACAGTGGTATTTCAAAATAACAGATTATGCGGAAAAATTGCTCGAAGGCCTTGACAGATTGCAAGGCTGGCCAGAACATGTGAAGATAATGCAAAGAAATTGGATAGGAAAAAGTGTAGGAGCGGAAGTTGATTTCCCAGTTGAAGGGATGGATAAAAAGATAAAGATATTTACAACAAGACCTGATACAATTTATGGTGTCACATTCATGGCTATTGCTCCTGAATCACCACTTGTAATGGAGCTTGTTACAGAAGAGTACCGTGAAGAAGTCGAAAAGTTCTTAGCAAAGGTTGCTCTTGAAGACAGATTTAAAAGAACTAGTCTTGAAGCTAAGAAAGAGGGAGTTTTTGTTGGTAGATACGCAATTAATCCGCTGACAAATGAAAAAATACCTATTTACGTTGCAAATTATATACTTTACGAATATGGTACAGGCGCTATAATGGCTGTCCCCGCACATGATCAACGGGATTTTGACTTTGCTAAGACATATAATTTGCCAATCAAACAAGTCATAAAACCTGAAGATGGTGAGTGGAACATTCAGGAAAAACCATATGAGTCAGAAGGAATAATGGTAAACAGTGGTCCATTTGACGGTTTAAAAAGCGCTGAAGGCAAGGAAGCGGTAATGGAATATATTCAAAAAAAAGGTTTTGGTAAAAAGAGTGTTCAGTACAAACTTAGAGACTGGCTCATATCAAGACAAAGATACTGGGGTGCACCAATTCCTGTGATTTATTGCGAAAAATGCGGTATAGTACCCGTTCCAGAAAAAGATCTACCAGTGAAATTACCTGAAAACGTAGAATTTTTACCAACAGGTCAGTCACCACTAACGTTGAGTGAAGAGTTCAAACACTCAATATGTCCAAAATGTGGCAGTCACGCACACAGAGAAGTTGAGACCATGGACACATTCGTAGACAGCTCATGGTACTACTTAAGATACGTGAATCCAAAAGATGATCATAAACCTTTTGACACAAACGATGTAAATTACTGGTTACCAGTTGATCAATACATAGGTGGTGTAGAACACGCCGTGTTGCATTTACTTTATTCAAGATTTATAACCAAAGTGCTTTATGATCTGGGATATATAAATTTTGATGAACCATTTGAAAACCTTTTTACGCAAGGAATGATTTATAAAGATGGCTGGAAAATGAGTAAGTCGAAAGGAAATGTGGTCTCACCAGACGAAATGATTGAAAAATATGGTGCTGATACACTTAGAATGTATATACTCTTTATGGCCCCACCGGAAAAGGACGCTGAATGGAATGACGCGGGTATAGAAGGAGTGAACAGATTTGTAAAAAGACTGTGGAACAATTTCTATAAAGTTCTTGAAATAATAAAACAAAACAACGACGATAATGCTGCGTTTGGAAAAGAAGAGAAAAACCTAAGAAGGAAATTGCATTATATGATTAAGAAAATAAAGGAAGATATAGAAGGTGGATTCAAATTTAACACAGCAATAGCTGGCTTAATGGAGTTTAATAATCAACTGAGTGACTATTTAGAAAACACAAAGTCACCAAACAAAAAACTTTTGGAAGAGGTGGCTGAGAAACTTGTACTCATACTCTCACCTTTTGCCCCACATATGGCAGAGGAGATGTGGAGCGATCTTGGCAAAAATACACTGATAGTCGAGGAGAAATGGCCAGATTATGATGCAAATGCTCTCAAAGAAGACGAATTAACTGTTGTGGTGCAAGTGAATGGTAAGGTAAGAGGGAGAATAACGATACCTGCAGACTTATCGGAAGAAGACGTGAAAAAAGTAGCCTTGGAGAATGTTTCAAAAGTCATCGAAGGAAAAAACATCAACAATATATTCTATGTCAAAGGTAAACTTGTTAATATAGTAGTTAACTAA
- a CDS encoding peptidyl-prolyl cis-trans isomerase, producing MKRVTKILVLLSLFFAALLFSQQEIVAVVNGRIITMDEWNREANIQKLLFDIQNSNEVFHQILTTSQEGVILIERYKLKVLDTLIRKIAFVQFAESLKVAPTDATVKNDVENEIKKMLTDLKMTEAQLNDYLVKLGMGQLEDYRQRLYMQRRYSLALANVYIYYLDQEAKTQYEKNKEKYNVPTQYDLIVFKTKDKTSADNIRQELIKNTPVDEIAKKYNINNYINGFVNQNDTSKVPQSLWVLITNVSKGTILPVQSVAGEFYIIRVRDVKLGGARTFEEVKEEIKKELLNAKQDEVREKVSKDFEEFYKKSKIEIRYKSQIIKQ from the coding sequence ATGAAAAGAGTAACAAAGATACTCGTATTGTTAAGTTTGTTTTTTGCCGCTCTTTTATTTTCACAACAAGAGATCGTCGCAGTAGTCAACGGAAGGATTATCACCATGGATGAATGGAACAGAGAAGCCAACATTCAAAAGCTCTTATTTGACATCCAAAATTCAAACGAGGTATTTCACCAAATTTTGACTACTTCACAAGAAGGTGTAATATTAATCGAAAGATATAAACTCAAAGTTCTTGACACACTTATAAGAAAGATTGCCTTTGTGCAGTTTGCAGAAAGTTTAAAGGTAGCGCCAACCGATGCAACCGTCAAAAATGATGTGGAAAACGAAATAAAGAAGATGCTAACCGATTTGAAAATGACAGAAGCACAACTGAACGACTATCTTGTAAAACTTGGAATGGGGCAACTTGAAGATTACAGACAAAGACTATATATGCAGCGTAGATATTCGCTTGCTCTTGCAAATGTTTATATATACTACTTAGATCAAGAAGCGAAAACTCAGTATGAAAAAAACAAAGAAAAGTACAATGTTCCAACACAATATGATTTAATCGTTTTCAAGACAAAGGATAAAACAAGTGCTGATAACATAAGACAAGAGTTAATTAAAAACACACCTGTTGACGAAATAGCAAAGAAGTACAATATAAATAACTACATAAACGGATTTGTAAATCAAAACGATACAAGCAAAGTGCCACAAAGCCTCTGGGTGCTAATTACAAACGTATCTAAGGGAACTATTTTACCAGTACAAAGCGTTGCTGGTGAGTTTTACATAATTCGCGTAAGGGATGTAAAATTAGGTGGAGCAAGAACATTTGAAGAAGTTAAAGAAGAGATTAAAAAAGAATTGCTGAACGCCAAACAAGATGAAGTGAGGGAAAAGGTTTCTAAGGACTTTGAAGAGTTTTACAAGAAATCAAAGATAGAAATAAGATACAAAAGCCAAATAATAAAGCAGTAA
- a CDS encoding potassium channel protein, whose translation MNKDTTTFEGRLKRRIKISVVGIVFVFTVGTLYYWIFEKIPFLEALFFTGITISTVGYGIPKELSPHGKLFTLLLILVGLSFVLYSISYITATIVEGELGKVFKNRRVERRVSKMKSHVIVVGVGNIGTQVVKQLLRYENYVVAIDKNLDEETALSRIPNGKEKLVLINGDATSEDTLIKAGINQARALITTLPDDALNIFVALTAKNLNHNLYIVSNISNIANLTKFIYAGVDYPIATAEIAGVKIVETVVQKRSREDVLDILNIKDKIFKVEVVDIRNTKLAKKKIEDLRLKENYNLFIVAVIKDNDFLLGPSKNHVINEDEKLVVFGEERGLERFRKDFLEKI comes from the coding sequence ATGAACAAAGATACTACTACTTTCGAAGGACGACTGAAAAGAAGAATAAAAATATCTGTTGTGGGAATAGTTTTTGTATTTACAGTTGGGACTTTATATTACTGGATTTTTGAAAAGATCCCGTTTTTAGAAGCGTTGTTTTTCACTGGTATAACAATCTCAACGGTAGGATATGGTATTCCCAAGGAACTATCGCCGCATGGAAAATTGTTTACATTGTTACTCATATTAGTTGGACTTTCGTTTGTATTGTACAGTATTTCTTATATTACCGCAACAATCGTTGAAGGTGAGCTTGGAAAAGTCTTCAAAAACAGACGTGTTGAAAGAAGGGTTTCAAAGATGAAATCTCATGTTATCGTCGTCGGGGTTGGTAACATAGGTACGCAGGTGGTAAAACAACTGCTTAGATACGAAAATTACGTTGTGGCTATAGACAAAAATTTAGACGAAGAAACTGCCCTGAGCAGAATTCCTAACGGCAAAGAAAAATTAGTATTAATCAACGGTGACGCAACAAGTGAAGATACACTTATAAAAGCTGGCATAAATCAAGCAAGGGCATTGATAACTACTCTACCAGACGATGCGTTGAACATATTCGTTGCCTTAACAGCAAAGAACTTGAATCATAACCTTTACATAGTGTCTAACATATCGAATATAGCAAATCTAACAAAGTTCATATACGCTGGTGTTGACTATCCAATAGCTACTGCAGAAATTGCGGGTGTGAAGATAGTAGAGACTGTTGTACAAAAAAGAAGTCGAGAAGATGTGTTGGATATATTAAATATAAAAGATAAGATTTTCAAAGTAGAGGTCGTCGACATTAGAAACACAAAACTTGCAAAGAAGAAAATAGAAGATTTAAGGTTAAAGGAAAATTATAACCTTTTTATAGTTGCTGTTATAAAAGATAATGACTTTTTGCTTGGGCCATCTAAGAACCATGTAATCAATGAAGATGAGAAATTGGTTGTTTTTGGAGAAGAGCGAGGACTTGAAAGATTTAGAAAAGACTTTCTTGAGAAAATATAA
- the mtnA gene encoding S-methyl-5-thioribose-1-phosphate isomerase, with the protein MKLKTMTMEWTGDSLILVDQRRLPFEEVYVTCADYRAVALAIREMVVRGAPAIGASAAFGYVLGAKEILKKSYNYEQVVSQMRNVKETLGRTRPTAVNLFWALERMEKRLLSHGKYEGLIRILEEEAMTIAKEDIEVNKAIGRNGAELIKDGFTVLTHCNAGALATVDYGTALGVLRAAKEQGKRIRVFVDETRPYLQGARLTAWELMKDGFDVTLISDNMAGWVMKQGKINAVIVGADRIAANGDVANKIGTYMVAVLAKKHNIPFYVAAPTSTLDLSLSNGMQIPIEERSHEEVATCGGKRIAPNNVNVYNPAFDVTEHELVTAIITEKGIVYPPYEENLRKLLGE; encoded by the coding sequence ATGAAATTGAAGACGATGACTATGGAATGGACAGGTGACAGTCTAATACTCGTAGACCAAAGAAGACTTCCTTTTGAGGAAGTTTACGTTACATGTGCAGATTATAGGGCTGTAGCACTTGCCATAAGAGAGATGGTTGTAAGAGGTGCACCGGCCATAGGAGCATCAGCTGCATTTGGATACGTGCTTGGTGCAAAGGAGATACTCAAAAAAAGCTATAATTATGAACAAGTTGTTTCGCAAATGAGAAATGTTAAGGAAACCCTTGGAAGAACCCGCCCAACCGCTGTTAATTTGTTCTGGGCCCTCGAAAGAATGGAAAAAAGATTGTTATCTCATGGAAAATACGAAGGTTTGATTAGGATTTTGGAAGAAGAAGCAATGACAATAGCTAAGGAGGACATAGAGGTTAATAAGGCTATTGGCAGAAATGGCGCCGAATTAATCAAAGACGGATTTACTGTGCTAACACACTGCAATGCTGGAGCCCTTGCAACAGTGGATTATGGAACAGCACTTGGTGTGTTGCGGGCCGCTAAAGAACAAGGCAAACGAATCAGAGTATTCGTTGACGAGACAAGACCTTATCTACAAGGTGCAAGACTAACTGCATGGGAACTTATGAAAGATGGATTTGATGTAACACTTATAAGTGATAATATGGCAGGTTGGGTTATGAAACAAGGTAAGATCAATGCGGTGATAGTTGGTGCTGATAGAATAGCAGCAAATGGTGACGTAGCAAACAAAATAGGCACTTACATGGTGGCAGTACTTGCGAAAAAGCACAACATCCCATTTTATGTTGCTGCTCCGACAAGTACCTTAGACTTATCACTCAGTAACGGTATGCAGATTCCCATTGAAGAACGCTCACATGAAGAAGTAGCCACATGCGGAGGCAAAAGGATAGCACCCAACAACGTAAATGTTTATAATCCGGCATTCGATGTCACAGAACATGAACTTGTGACTGCAATTATAACAGAGAAGGGAATTGTGTATCCACCGTATGAAGAAAACCTAAGAAAATTGTTGGGAGAGTGA
- the serS gene encoding serine--tRNA ligase, whose translation MVDLKLLRKSPEIFYEALRKRNQSTEILDEIIALDKEWRNYLNTVNNLKAKRNELSKLVAKYKAEGRSEVEDIISESKKIGDEITQYEAKQKELEDKMFELALYIPNIPHESVPVGKDETENVEIRKWGEPRKFDFEPKAHWDIGPELGMLDFDRGAKLSGSRFTVMFGAIAKLERAIAQFMLDVHTQNGYTEVNVPHLVKRETITATGQLPKFSEELYTCEKDDLFLIPTAEVSLVALHINEIIEESKLPIKYTAFTPCYRREAGSYGKDVRGLIRQHQFEKVELVWFTTPERSFEDLEQLTRDAEKILQLLELPYRVIALCTGDLGFAAAKTYDIEVWLPSYNAYKEISSCSNVTDFQARRGNMRYRTKDGKINYVHTLNGSGLAIGRTLVAIIENYQNSDGTITVPRVLRPYMGVDIIGK comes from the coding sequence ATGGTAGATCTAAAGTTGCTGAGAAAATCGCCGGAGATTTTTTACGAAGCTCTGAGAAAAAGAAATCAATCAACCGAAATATTAGATGAAATAATCGCTCTTGACAAAGAGTGGAGAAACTACCTTAATACTGTGAACAATCTTAAAGCAAAAAGAAATGAACTGTCAAAACTTGTTGCTAAGTACAAAGCTGAAGGTAGGTCAGAAGTTGAGGATATAATTTCAGAAAGCAAAAAGATAGGTGATGAAATAACCCAGTACGAGGCAAAACAAAAAGAACTTGAAGACAAAATGTTCGAGCTTGCTTTGTACATCCCAAACATCCCCCATGAGAGTGTACCTGTTGGGAAAGACGAAACAGAAAATGTTGAAATAAGAAAATGGGGAGAACCAAGGAAATTTGACTTTGAACCAAAAGCACATTGGGATATCGGTCCGGAACTTGGCATGCTTGATTTCGATAGGGGTGCTAAGTTAAGTGGGTCAAGGTTCACGGTGATGTTTGGTGCAATTGCCAAACTTGAAAGGGCTATAGCTCAATTTATGCTCGATGTACACACACAAAATGGTTACACAGAAGTAAATGTTCCGCACCTTGTAAAAAGAGAAACTATAACAGCCACGGGGCAACTACCAAAGTTTTCTGAAGAACTTTACACATGTGAAAAGGATGATTTATTCCTTATCCCAACTGCGGAGGTGTCACTTGTAGCATTGCATATTAATGAAATTATTGAAGAAAGTAAACTTCCTATAAAATATACAGCTTTCACCCCATGCTATAGAAGAGAGGCGGGAAGTTATGGAAAAGATGTACGAGGACTTATCAGACAACATCAGTTTGAAAAAGTTGAATTAGTGTGGTTTACAACACCAGAAAGATCATTTGAAGATCTTGAACAATTAACACGTGATGCGGAAAAAATATTACAATTACTTGAATTACCTTACCGAGTTATCGCATTGTGTACAGGCGATCTAGGATTTGCCGCTGCTAAGACGTACGATATCGAGGTGTGGTTACCATCTTACAATGCATATAAAGAAATTTCTTCGTGTAGTAACGTTACAGATTTTCAAGCACGCAGAGGAAACATGAGATACAGAACAAAGGATGGTAAGATAAATTACGTTCATACTTTAAATGGTTCAGGTCTTGCAATTGGAAGAACACTTGTTGCCATTATCGAGAATTATCAAAATTCTGATGGAACAATAACCGTTCCAAGAGTCTTAAGACCATATATGGGAGTAGATATAATTGGAAAGTAA